In the Telopea speciosissima isolate NSW1024214 ecotype Mountain lineage chromosome 2, Tspe_v1, whole genome shotgun sequence genome, one interval contains:
- the LOC122650638 gene encoding uncharacterized protein LOC122650638, with translation MLGDESEAYTEEVHTLLNFSLSSEQPPWTIRFEPLPPLATSPQPSSLISPPKLELKPLPSTLKYAFLGEGETLSVIISSDLSSRQEAQLLEVLSEYKAAIGWSLADLKGIDPSVCMHQIYCEEGAKPFRDPQRRLNPNIREVVKNEVVKWLDAGIKYPISDIQWVSPTQVVPKKSSIMVVPNDQGDLVPTRTTTGWRVCIDYQKLNKVTRKDHFPLPFIDQILEKLAGQSYFYFLDDYLGYNQVPICPSDQEKTTFTCPFGTFAFRRMPFGLCNAPTTFQGCMVTIIFDMVCQSLEVFMDDFSIFGSSFDKCLHRLSQVLKRLLAKDVPFIFDDKCLHAFHTICDSLAKAPIMRSPDWSLPFEIMCDASNYAVGAILGQRMNYTTTEKVLAVVFALDKFRSYLLGLKVIVYSDHSALWHLLSKRDAKPRLIRWALLLQEFDLEIRDKKGAIISDGGYHFRHWRLEALLKKYSITHKVATPYHPQTSGQVEVSNRGMKQILEKTIRPDRKDWSTRLTDALWPYQTAYITPIGMSPYRLVFDRACHLSVELKHRAYWAIKTFNFDMTQAGSSHHLQLSELEDLRNDAYESSRIYKDQTKAFQDKHIVRKSFEPNQRVWLFNSKLRLFPRKLRSRWDWPFVVVSVARHGAIEIRNPQNGNTFKVNGQRLKPYVDALLMAN, from the exons ATGCttggagatgagtctgaggcataCACCGAAGAGGTGCATACTTTGTTAAATTTCTCACTCTCTTCAGAACAGCCACCTTGGACAATTAGGTTTGAGCCTCTTCCCCCTTTGGctacatctccccaaccttcttctctaATATCCCCTCCAAAGTTAGagcttaaacctctcccttccaccctTAAGTATGCATTTTTAGGGGAAGGAGAGACCTTGTCTGTTATTATCTCATCCGATCTTTCGTCCAGGCAAGAGGCTCAACTTTTGGAAGTTCTTTCTGAGTACAAGGCCGCCATTGGTTGGTCCTTGGCTGATCTTAAGGGTATTGACCCTTCAGTTTGTATGCACCAAATCTATTGTGAGGAGGGAGCAAAACCCTTTAGGGACCCACAGCGTCGTCTGAACCCTAATATAAGGGAAGTAGTGAAGAACGAAGTAGTAAAGTGGCTTGATGCTGGCATTAAATACCCCATCTCGGATATTCAATGGGTCAGCCCTACACAGGTTGTCCCTAAGAAGTCTAGCATCATGGTTGTTCCCAACGACCAAGGTGACCTTGTCCCAACTCGTACCACTACGGGTTGGCGTGTTTGTATTGATTATCAAAAACTGAACAAGGTCACCCGCAAAGACCACTTTCCTCTGCCCTTCATTGATcaaattttagagaaattggcTGGGCAGAGCTACTTCTATTTTCTTGATGATTATTTGGGATACAATCAAGTTCCTATATGTCCCAGTGATCAAGAGAAAACAAccttcacttgcccctttggTACATTTGCATTCAGACgcatgccctttgggttgtgcAATGCTCCGACCACCTTTCAAGGGTGCATGGTGACCATCATTTTTGACATGGTTTGCCAATCTTTAGAGGTTTTCATGGATGACTTCTCTATCTTTGGGTCATCTTTCGATAAGTGTCTCCACCGGTTATCTCAGGTTCTTAAACG TCTGCTTGCAAAGGATGTCCCTTTTATCTTTGATGATAAATGCCTTCATGCTTTCCACACCATTTGTGATTCATTGGCTAAAGCACCCATTATGAGGTCACCTGATTGGTCTCTCCCCTTTGAGATTATGTGTGACGCGTCCAATTATGCTGTTGGTGCTATTTTAGGCCAAAGG ATGAATTACACCACTACTGAGAAGGTACTAGCAGTAGTTTTTGCCCTTGATAAGTTTAGATCATATCTTTTGGGCTTGAAAGTGATTGTCTATTCGGATCACTCAGCTCTTTGGCATCTCCTATCCAAGCGTGATGCTAAGCCAAGGCTCATCCGATGGGCTCTCCTCCTTCAAGAGTTTGACCTGGAGATCAGGGATAAAAAGGG GGCCATCATTAGTGATGGTGGCTATCATTTTAGACATTGGAGGTTAGAGGCTTTACTGAAGAAGTACTCTATTACCCACAAAGTGGCCACCCCTTATCATCCCCAGACatctggtcaggtggaggtatcAAACCGAGGGATGAAACAGATATTGGAGAAGACAATTAGACCAGACCGTAAGGACTGGTCTACTCGGCTGACTGATGCTTTGTGGCCTTACCAAACTGCATATATAACTCCTATAGGTATGTCTCCATACCGATTAGTTTTTGATAGAGCCTGTCATCTTTCGGTTGAGTTGAAACACCGAGCATATTGGGCCATAAAAacatttaattttgatatgacTCAAGCTGGTTCCTCTCACCATCTCCAGCTATCAGAATTGGAGGATTTGCGCAATGATGCCTATGAGAGCTCACGCATCTATAAGGATCAAACTAAGGCGTTTCAGGATAAACACATAGTTCGGAAGTCCTTTGAGCCTAATCAGCGTGTTTggctctttaattctaaattgcgTTTATTCCCACGAAAattgagatctcggtgggatTGGCCGTTTGTGGTTGTATCTGTTGCACGTCATGGTGCTATTGAGATAAGAAATCCACAGAATGGGAACACTTTTAAGGTTAACGGTCAAAGACTGAAACCCTATGTTGATGCCTTGCTGATGGCCAATTAA